The following are from one region of the Cloacibacterium sp. TD35 genome:
- a CDS encoding glycosyltransferase family 2 protein: MGNPLFSILIANYNNGKFFQDCYNSIMAQTYSHWEVIIVDDASTDNSVAIIKKIIGEDTRFKVYENPENKGCGFTKRKCAELATGELCAFLDPDDAITSEALELMVAEHEKHPEASLIYSNLYFCDLYLNIQYERKSKIIENSDAYFFDFEGNVSAFLSFKKEFYSKTEGINSYLQRAVDRDLLFILYEVGPAILLDKSFYKYRIHNNGISTNQNEDKAYFWFWVTIIDAAKRRNVNIEHLFTEKALLSRREVALQKEIDGYNKSFIFKALRKLGLFKIFLKN, from the coding sequence ATGGGAAATCCTCTTTTTTCAATACTTATCGCCAATTATAATAACGGCAAATTTTTCCAAGATTGTTATAACAGCATTATGGCGCAAACCTACTCCCATTGGGAAGTTATTATAGTAGACGATGCTTCTACCGATAACTCCGTTGCTATAATTAAAAAAATCATAGGAGAAGATACTCGTTTTAAAGTATATGAAAACCCAGAAAACAAAGGTTGCGGATTTACCAAAAGAAAATGTGCAGAACTAGCAACGGGTGAGCTTTGTGCATTCCTAGACCCAGATGATGCCATTACAAGTGAAGCGTTAGAACTAATGGTTGCCGAACATGAGAAACATCCAGAAGCTTCTTTAATATACTCTAATCTATACTTCTGTGATCTATATTTGAATATTCAATACGAAAGAAAATCTAAAATAATTGAAAACTCAGATGCTTATTTTTTTGACTTTGAAGGGAATGTTTCTGCTTTCCTTTCATTTAAAAAAGAATTTTATAGCAAAACTGAAGGTATAAACAGTTATTTACAAAGAGCCGTAGATAGAGATTTGTTATTTATTCTATACGAAGTTGGACCTGCTATTTTGCTAGATAAATCATTTTACAAATATAGAATTCATAATAATGGCATTTCTACCAATCAAAATGAAGACAAAGCTTATTTTTGGTTTTGGGTAACCATTATTGATGCAGCAAAAAGAAGAAATGTAAATATTGAACATCTTTTTACAGAGAAAGCCCTACTAAGCAGAAGAGAGGTTGCACTGCAAAAAGAAATTGATGGATACAATAAATCTTTTATCTTTAAGGCTTTAAGGAAATTAGGTTTGTTTAAAATCTTTTTGAAGAATTAG
- a CDS encoding glycosyltransferase family 2 protein — protein MQPSPSVSVIIPNYNHALYLKQRIESVLNQTHQDFELIILDDCSTDQSKTIIELYRKHPKVSHIIYNQQNSGSVFKQWIKGIELCQGDCIWIAESDDYASEFFLQETLSALQNDASFGMVFTKSQAVNEKGETINNTWKAKENRWEKLASFNNIIDKENLPLFLVAQMLVENASSVLFRKSQLLAINLEELSYYNNTGDRFAYIGIALNSKILYMPQPLNYMRWHEHNTTKKNVENGNIHRDRLRVLNYYFERLLHSPYKKELAVFFKNNYFFFMNHGTYVENLALLENIKKTKEISYIFYALVKGYLYLFINKKYKARILRSIYYRILLLQK, from the coding sequence ATGCAACCCAGCCCCTCTGTATCCGTAATCATCCCCAACTATAATCATGCTTTATACCTAAAGCAAAGAATAGAGTCTGTGTTGAATCAAACGCATCAGGATTTTGAATTGATTATTTTAGATGATTGTTCTACAGATCAGAGCAAAACAATTATAGAACTGTACAGAAAACACCCTAAAGTAAGCCACATTATTTACAATCAGCAAAATTCGGGCAGCGTTTTTAAACAATGGATAAAAGGAATAGAACTGTGTCAAGGAGATTGTATTTGGATTGCAGAAAGTGATGATTATGCCTCAGAATTTTTTTTACAAGAAACGCTAAGTGCTTTGCAAAATGATGCTTCATTTGGAATGGTTTTTACAAAAAGCCAAGCAGTAAATGAAAAAGGAGAGACCATTAATAATACTTGGAAGGCCAAGGAAAATAGATGGGAAAAACTGGCGAGTTTTAACAATATCATAGATAAAGAAAATTTACCTTTATTTTTAGTTGCTCAGATGCTAGTAGAGAATGCGAGTAGTGTTTTGTTTAGAAAATCTCAACTTTTAGCAATTAATTTAGAAGAACTCAGTTATTATAATAATACAGGAGACCGTTTCGCATATATAGGGATTGCGCTAAATAGTAAAATTCTTTATATGCCACAACCGCTTAATTATATGCGATGGCATGAACACAACACTACGAAGAAAAATGTAGAAAATGGGAATATTCATAGAGACAGATTAAGGGTACTGAATTATTATTTTGAGAGGCTACTGCATTCTCCTTATAAAAAAGAGTTGGCCGTTTTTTTTAAAAACAATTACTTCTTTTTCATGAATCATGGTACTTACGTAGAAAATCTGGCATTATTAGAAAACATAAAAAAAACCAAAGAAATTTCATATATTTTCTATGCTCTAGTAAAAGGGTATTTGTATTTATTTATAAATAAAAAATATAAAGCAAGAATCTTAAGAAGTATTTATTATAGAATTCTTCTGCTTCAAAAATAA
- a CDS encoding glycosyltransferase has protein sequence MLSIIISSYHPQFYSALEKNIAETIGIPYEIIKIDNPNLMGICEAYNKGASLSKYDYLLFVHEDVIFHTKEWGQKLINHLEKENVGVVGLAGSNYVPKAPCGWFIFDEIYNFKNYIQNNKERTRRTIKQMLIPYAKVFAVDGVFMAVTKFVYNEFLFDVKVKGFHGYDTDFSLRVATRYHNYVINDVLIEHFSEGDSNKLWFDNNIQIREKIMHRYQENFDEKVESILFHAFLRRYFSYYNCNLKNIFFTLRFFPHQLTRYNKFLIFKGYMYYFFKHK, from the coding sequence GTGTTATCTATTATTATTTCATCATATCATCCTCAATTTTACTCTGCTTTAGAAAAAAATATAGCTGAGACTATTGGTATTCCTTATGAAATCATAAAAATTGATAATCCTAATCTAATGGGAATATGTGAAGCATACAACAAGGGAGCTTCATTGTCTAAATATGATTATCTTCTTTTTGTACATGAAGATGTAATTTTTCATACAAAAGAATGGGGGCAGAAATTGATAAATCATTTAGAAAAAGAAAATGTTGGTGTTGTTGGTTTAGCCGGTTCTAATTATGTGCCTAAAGCTCCATGTGGTTGGTTTATATTTGATGAAATATATAATTTTAAAAATTATATTCAAAATAACAAAGAAAGAACTAGAAGAACTATAAAACAAATGTTAATTCCTTATGCAAAAGTATTTGCAGTTGATGGAGTGTTTATGGCTGTGACAAAGTTTGTTTATAATGAATTCTTATTTGATGTGAAAGTTAAAGGTTTTCACGGATATGATACTGATTTTAGTCTTAGAGTGGCGACAAGATATCATAATTATGTAATAAATGATGTTTTGATAGAACATTTTTCTGAAGGTGATTCTAATAAACTATGGTTTGATAATAACATTCAAATTAGAGAAAAAATTATGCATCGTTATCAAGAAAATTTTGATGAAAAAGTAGAATCAATATTATTTCATGCCTTTTTGAGAAGATACTTTTCATACTATAATTGTAATTTGAAAAACATTTTTTTTACTTTAAGATTTTTTCCACATCAACTTACTAGGTATAACAAATTTCTCATTTTTAAAGGATATATGTATTACTTTTTTAAGCATAAATAA
- a CDS encoding glycosyltransferase family 2 protein has product MNPLISVIVPCYNQAQYLDECLQSVLDQTYQNWECIIVNDGSPDHTEEVAKKWLEKDPRFKYMHKENGGVSSARNAGIAIAEGEWILPLDADDRIGNLYLELAEKEFTKDPTIIYCNAEFFGVFQRFWDISFYDYKTIKFYNQIFCSGFYKKTDWQRVNGYDDDLEFGKEDWEFWISILNKTSLVIKLDYLGFYYRRKDDSRDVNINKNVEVLNNAENYIYKKHLSKYLSESPNAIKNSLLINEKIKHYTLLLNLIHKNKITKFLFKIIKILN; this is encoded by the coding sequence TTGAATCCTCTTATTTCTGTTATCGTTCCTTGTTATAACCAAGCGCAGTATTTAGACGAATGTTTACAATCTGTACTAGACCAAACTTACCAAAATTGGGAGTGTATTATTGTAAATGATGGAAGCCCAGATCATACAGAAGAAGTGGCAAAAAAATGGCTAGAAAAAGACCCTCGTTTTAAATATATGCATAAAGAGAATGGAGGTGTAAGTTCTGCCAGAAATGCAGGAATAGCAATTGCAGAGGGAGAATGGATATTACCATTAGATGCAGATGATAGGATAGGAAATTTATATTTAGAATTGGCTGAAAAAGAATTTACTAAGGATCCTACAATTATATATTGTAATGCAGAGTTTTTTGGAGTTTTTCAAAGGTTCTGGGATATATCTTTTTATGATTACAAAACAATTAAATTTTATAATCAAATTTTTTGTTCAGGATTTTATAAAAAAACAGATTGGCAAAGAGTAAATGGATATGATGATGACTTGGAATTTGGAAAAGAAGACTGGGAGTTTTGGATTTCAATTTTGAATAAAACAAGTTTAGTTATTAAACTAGATTATTTAGGATTCTATTATAGAAGAAAAGATGATTCAAGGGATGTTAATATAAATAAAAATGTAGAAGTATTAAATAATGCTGAAAATTATATTTATAAAAAGCATCTAAGTAAATATTTATCAGAGTCACCTAATGCCATTAAAAATAGCTTACTAATAAATGAAAAAATAAAACATTACACTTTATTACTCAATCTCATTCATAAAAATAAAATAACTAAGTTTTTGTTTAAAATCATAAAAATTCTTAATTAG
- a CDS encoding GumC family protein, with protein sequence METLQPIQSSLPQRTKKLNIKKEIFKYVRVWYWFVLSFVLFAIAAKIYLRYTTPIYSSQASVYFNNSTKKSTGVIGLNDLQNMGTGGIAKNPISDEIALMKSKPILNKVVKHLNLDVTFVQEAKIKKIELYELSPFRGEIIALKDEKNFGGASYKIKALDNKRFLLANLEGKNPKSYYFDVPYDLGFGIVKISKVEGINYQDYINVNFFNYKNIAAGLEGAIMVTNLNTDTNIMDLFYRGEIPQKSEDILNELIKQYNLDADNDKKLEARNSAAFINERLQLITSELSNIEGKKTNYKRSNQIFDIETQALSSIKGLDEGTQKTLELASQLEMVNAVLRMVNAPNDQLLPTNIGVPNAAEGLITQYNELLLLKNKTLRQATPANPMIVQFNKDLSQLKSLIRESLNKSKEVISTNLGYQQGKISKYKQEMSMFPEQENFFKNIDRQQKIKEALYLYLLQKNEEISMALAVTTPKVKTLNPAYTTGVVSPNASKIMLYAYALGLLLPLLFFFVKNALDTYIHTKEDILDSVKDIPVVAEIPNIPKGAENIIGKNDLSAFAESFRILYSNVKYFFNKENKCPVILISSSIKGEGKTTISVNTALTLAQSKKVLLVGADIRNPQLKRFMHLKGEGLSEFLSNYASQPERFISESAINPNLKLIHSGAIAPNPNELLESEKFADLLDYAQQHFDYVVIDSAPMLMVGDTYNLIKYSDVLLFLMRSEYTDKEMIGFANQVSKDHAKGKMAIVLNDVSYLNLTYSNKYGYGYKYGYGYSYTADHDKKPWWKRLI encoded by the coding sequence ATGGAAACGCTTCAGCCCATACAATCTTCTCTACCACAAAGAACTAAAAAGCTCAATATTAAAAAAGAAATCTTTAAATACGTAAGGGTTTGGTATTGGTTTGTACTCTCTTTTGTTCTTTTTGCCATAGCAGCAAAAATATACCTGAGATATACCACTCCTATCTACAGCTCCCAAGCATCAGTATATTTTAATAACTCTACCAAAAAAAGTACAGGCGTTATTGGGCTCAATGATTTGCAAAACATGGGAACAGGAGGGATCGCCAAAAATCCCATTTCAGATGAAATAGCCCTCATGAAGTCTAAACCCATTTTAAATAAAGTGGTGAAGCATCTTAATCTAGATGTAACCTTTGTTCAAGAAGCCAAAATCAAGAAAATAGAATTATATGAATTAAGCCCTTTTCGAGGGGAGATTATTGCGCTAAAAGACGAAAAAAATTTCGGAGGGGCTTCATATAAAATTAAAGCCTTAGACAATAAGCGATTTCTGCTTGCAAATCTAGAAGGCAAGAATCCTAAATCCTATTATTTTGATGTTCCTTATGACTTAGGATTTGGGATAGTAAAAATTTCTAAAGTTGAAGGGATAAATTACCAAGACTATATCAATGTAAATTTTTTCAACTACAAGAATATTGCGGCTGGTTTAGAGGGAGCCATCATGGTAACCAATCTCAATACAGATACCAATATCATGGACCTCTTCTATAGAGGAGAAATCCCACAAAAGTCAGAAGATATTCTCAATGAATTAATAAAGCAATATAATCTAGATGCAGACAATGACAAAAAGTTAGAAGCTCGTAACTCTGCTGCTTTTATCAATGAAAGGCTGCAACTCATTACCAGTGAGCTGTCTAACATTGAAGGGAAGAAAACCAATTATAAAAGATCCAACCAGATTTTTGATATAGAAACGCAGGCGCTATCTAGCATCAAAGGTTTAGATGAGGGAACCCAAAAAACACTAGAACTCGCTTCTCAACTAGAGATGGTAAATGCAGTACTCAGAATGGTCAATGCTCCCAATGATCAGTTGCTTCCTACCAATATTGGGGTACCTAATGCTGCTGAAGGCTTAATCACCCAATATAATGAATTGCTCCTCTTAAAAAATAAAACCCTGAGACAAGCCACACCTGCCAATCCTATGATTGTGCAGTTCAATAAAGATTTGTCTCAGCTCAAAAGTCTCATTAGAGAAAGTTTGAATAAATCCAAAGAAGTAATATCTACGAACTTAGGGTATCAACAAGGCAAAATATCTAAATACAAACAAGAAATGTCTATGTTTCCAGAGCAAGAAAACTTCTTTAAAAATATAGACCGCCAACAGAAAATTAAAGAAGCGCTGTATCTTTACTTGTTGCAGAAAAACGAAGAAATTTCTATGGCTTTGGCAGTAACCACACCAAAAGTGAAAACCCTTAACCCTGCTTATACGACAGGGGTAGTATCACCCAACGCAAGCAAAATAATGCTCTATGCCTATGCACTAGGGTTATTGTTACCTTTATTATTTTTCTTTGTCAAGAATGCATTAGATACCTACATTCATACAAAAGAAGACATACTAGACTCAGTAAAAGACATACCTGTAGTAGCAGAAATTCCCAATATACCGAAAGGGGCAGAAAACATTATCGGTAAGAACGACCTCTCAGCTTTTGCAGAATCTTTTAGAATTCTCTATTCTAATGTAAAATATTTCTTTAACAAAGAAAATAAATGTCCCGTTATCCTCATTTCTTCTTCTATTAAAGGAGAAGGGAAAACCACCATTTCAGTAAATACAGCACTTACCTTGGCACAAAGCAAAAAAGTATTGTTAGTAGGAGCAGACATCCGAAATCCTCAGCTCAAACGATTTATGCACCTCAAAGGAGAGGGACTTTCAGAATTCTTAAGCAATTACGCTTCACAGCCTGAGAGATTTATTTCAGAATCTGCCATTAATCCAAACCTTAAGCTCATCCATTCAGGTGCCATTGCTCCCAATCCTAATGAACTTTTAGAAAGTGAAAAATTTGCAGACTTGTTAGACTATGCACAGCAGCATTTTGATTATGTGGTCATAGACTCAGCGCCTATGCTCATGGTAGGAGATACCTATAACTTAATCAAATATTCAGATGTGTTGTTATTTTTAATGCGCTCAGAATATACCGATAAGGAGATGATAGGATTTGCGAATCAGGTATCCAAAGACCACGCCAAAGGAAAAATGGCTATTGTGCTGAATGATGTAAGCTACCTTAACCTTACCTACAGCAATAAATATGGATACGGTTATAAATACGGTTACGGATATTCTTACACCGCAGATCATGATAAGAAACCTTGGTGGAAAAGACTGATATAA
- a CDS encoding polysaccharide biosynthesis/export family protein, whose amino-acid sequence MDKDINYNSEITQARFQGNKLMIGDVLDIKVTGYDEIAIKPFNLNTISQINNAEVGNTSSSANLNYTVDKEGEINFPTLGKIKVSGFTVDELKTDLEERLKKYLVEPIVIINQQNQKLTFLGEFNKKGMVTYSDERLNILQAIALGGGTNENSDLTNVRLIRNIDGKDQTITLDLTDYNLSNSPYYYIQNNDILYALPNRDAQIAANKTPILSKILTYSGVLGLLFAAYNFIKN is encoded by the coding sequence ATGGACAAAGACATAAACTACAATTCCGAAATCACCCAAGCTAGATTTCAGGGAAATAAGTTAATGATAGGAGATGTATTAGATATAAAAGTTACAGGTTATGATGAAATTGCCATCAAACCCTTTAACTTAAATACAATAAGTCAAATTAATAATGCCGAGGTAGGAAATACTTCTTCCTCAGCAAACTTAAATTATACAGTAGACAAAGAAGGTGAAATTAACTTTCCTACTTTAGGGAAAATCAAAGTTTCAGGATTCACAGTAGATGAACTGAAGACAGACTTAGAAGAAAGACTCAAAAAATATTTGGTAGAACCTATTGTCATCATCAATCAGCAAAATCAAAAATTAACTTTCTTAGGAGAGTTTAATAAAAAAGGAATGGTAACCTATTCTGATGAAAGATTAAATATTTTACAAGCTATTGCACTCGGTGGAGGAACCAATGAAAATTCAGACCTTACCAATGTAAGATTAATTAGAAATATAGATGGCAAAGACCAAACCATTACCTTAGACCTTACAGATTATAACCTATCTAATTCTCCATATTATTATATCCAAAATAATGATATCTTGTACGCTCTTCCAAACAGAGATGCACAGATTGCTGCAAACAAAACCCCTATTTTAAGTAAAATATTAACCTATTCTGGAGTATTAGGACTTTTATTTGCGGCATATAATTTTATAAAAAATTAA
- a CDS encoding outer membrane beta-barrel protein codes for MKKIFFVFAILLSGFSFAQEVKWGATANVHSSSIEGIHDFSRGRIAPSVGLFMEIPLETFQRSIYAPLRYYIYPVIEYSMEGEKTILEQGRQYFRNDYIAFALYGKFHLYRGYFENFYFMIGPRFAYNVSENRAGPTNEDAGYIGLRDDDMKKLNLSVSGAFGYVISDKVEVYLRYDQGISGVYPNYQDHKTWNRLMGLGISYYFN; via the coding sequence ATGAAAAAAATATTCTTTGTTTTTGCTATTTTGCTTTCAGGATTTTCTTTTGCTCAAGAGGTGAAATGGGGAGCGACTGCAAATGTGCATTCTTCGTCTATCGAAGGAATTCATGACTTCTCTAGAGGTAGAATTGCGCCAAGTGTTGGCTTATTCATGGAAATTCCTTTGGAGACCTTTCAAAGAAGCATCTACGCACCACTTCGTTATTACATTTACCCCGTGATAGAATACAGTATGGAAGGCGAAAAAACCATTCTCGAACAAGGAAGACAGTATTTTAGAAATGATTATATAGCATTTGCCCTATACGGAAAATTCCACTTGTACAGAGGGTATTTTGAGAATTTCTATTTCATGATTGGGCCTAGATTTGCTTATAATGTTTCAGAAAATAGAGCAGGCCCTACCAATGAAGATGCAGGGTACATAGGACTGAGGGATGATGACATGAAAAAGCTAAATTTATCAGTTTCCGGAGCGTTTGGGTATGTAATAAGTGATAAGGTAGAGGTGTATCTAAGATATGACCAAGGAATATCAGGGGTATACCCTAATTATCAAGACCATAAAACCTGGAACAGATTAATGGGGTTAGGAATAAGTTATTATTTTAACTAA
- the glyA gene encoding serine hydroxymethyltransferase: MSNDIIFELIEKERQRQTHGIELIASENFVSDNVMKAMGSVLTNKYAEGYPGKRYYGGCEVVDEVETLAIERAKQLFGVEYANVQPHSGSQANAAIYLSVLKPGDTVMGMDLSMGGHLTHGSHVNFSGINFRPVFYGVEKETGLIDYNQMREVALREKPKMLIAGFSAYSRDLDYAKFREIADEVGATLWADIAHPAGLVAKGLLNSPFEHCHVVTTTTHKTLRGPRGGMIMMGKDFENTYGHKTPKGETKMMSAVLDGAVFPGTQGGPLEHVIAAKAVAYAEAIDQKFETYTKQVVANARALSQAMIDRGFDIVSGGTDNHLMLVDLRNKGVNGKETEKALVKADITCNKNMVPYDDKSPFITSGIRLGTAAITTRGLLEKDMETIADLINEVVTNIKDENTLEQVKQKVHQLMEGRALFNG; encoded by the coding sequence ATGAGCAACGATATCATTTTTGAATTGATTGAAAAAGAAAGACAGAGACAAACGCATGGCATAGAGCTTATTGCATCAGAAAATTTTGTTTCTGATAACGTGATGAAAGCCATGGGAAGTGTCTTAACGAATAAATATGCAGAAGGCTACCCAGGTAAGAGATACTACGGAGGTTGTGAAGTGGTAGACGAAGTAGAAACACTGGCCATTGAAAGAGCAAAACAACTTTTCGGCGTAGAATATGCCAACGTACAGCCGCATTCTGGTTCACAGGCCAATGCTGCCATTTATCTTTCGGTGTTAAAACCTGGAGATACCGTTATGGGAATGGATTTATCAATGGGAGGTCATTTGACACACGGTTCTCATGTGAATTTTTCGGGAATTAATTTCCGTCCTGTATTTTACGGAGTTGAAAAAGAAACAGGTCTTATCGATTATAACCAAATGCGTGAAGTAGCATTGCGCGAAAAACCAAAAATGCTGATTGCAGGTTTCTCAGCGTATTCTAGAGATTTAGATTATGCCAAATTCAGAGAAATAGCTGATGAGGTAGGCGCTACATTGTGGGCAGATATTGCACATCCTGCAGGTTTGGTTGCCAAAGGATTATTGAACTCACCATTCGAACATTGCCATGTTGTAACCACTACTACGCATAAAACGCTTCGCGGACCAAGAGGAGGAATGATCATGATGGGCAAAGATTTCGAAAATACTTACGGTCACAAAACACCAAAAGGCGAAACCAAAATGATGAGTGCCGTATTAGATGGAGCAGTATTCCCAGGAACTCAAGGTGGGCCGCTAGAACACGTAATTGCTGCAAAAGCAGTGGCCTATGCAGAAGCCATCGACCAGAAATTTGAAACCTATACCAAACAAGTCGTAGCAAACGCTAGAGCATTGTCTCAAGCAATGATAGACAGAGGTTTTGACATTGTTAGTGGAGGCACAGATAATCACCTGATGTTGGTAGACCTTAGAAATAAAGGCGTAAACGGTAAAGAAACCGAAAAAGCTTTAGTAAAAGCAGACATTACGTGTAATAAAAATATGGTTCCTTATGACGATAAGTCTCCATTCATCACTTCTGGAATCAGATTAGGAACCGCCGCCATCACCACGAGAGGTTTATTAGAAAAAGACATGGAGACCATTGCAGATTTAATCAATGAAGTGGTGACCAATATTAAAGATGAAAATACCCTAGAACAAGTAAAACAAAAAGTACATCAGTTAATGGAAGGAAGAGCATTATTTAACGGATAA